Below is a genomic region from Erigeron canadensis isolate Cc75 chromosome 7, C_canadensis_v1, whole genome shotgun sequence.
ATAGTTGTAAATCATTTCACATGTCACGCATACCCTTTTGATTTATGATATCTACTCCCATACCCCTTGAATATGTCTACTTTAAAGTTATGCCCCTTAAATTCATTCTTATCTTACAGATAAATAAACGTCAATAACTATTTCttgtattttcttttccttctcaAGAATCCTACATTCTGTCAAGCTTTTAAGGATTTCTTAAAGAAGTCGTGTgtgtataattataattatcacaATAATATTGTTACTACGTATgttatctttaataaaaattacaaagtgatacattaaattttataactttacCATTTAATGCTAGTATGCtactaaaaaaaaagatgatctatatttgtaatttaataatttagttgtcattcttaaatatttctaaAAACGCAGTTTTAAATTTAGTTGAATAACAATACCTTGAATAGATATATTAATACGAGAGAAAGTATTGTTGTGGCGATGTGAGgagggggtgataggtcatagatgttggaatatataacaaatatcatTAAACATGAGTACGCAACGGAAGCAAAAAAAGGACCATgcaattaaataattaaccttgaaataTGATTAGGATTACCtttaatatagaaaataaaagtGAAGAACTTTATgaggatttgaagtaaatccctctatgattgcacactagacaccccgtatatcgtatgctagtacccagattacgaactcacaaacccgttgtgtatCTCCCTAATGTCGAAACTTCTATGAATCGAAAACCATTGGTTGCCgtaaaacaaaaaccaaacgaTAATTAATTCTAGCATTAATTATAAGTGATCCATATGAAATTGTCGAATTGACTCAAAACAAGTATCCCATGGTTTTGTAGCCACGGTCGAACAAGAGGGAAAGAGGAGAAAACAAGTCTAATTGTCTTGTgtaaaggaatacttaaacagTTAAATCTTTACAATttaaccctctatttataaggaATAATTAGGGTTTAGTTACTTGGTGATTAAGTTTAATCAAGGCTTTTAAAAGCCTTAATAAAACCGGCTCCTTTCATTAGGAATTAGGGTCCAACTCTAATTTCCTAATTtcacatttaattcttttttttaattaattaaatacaattaaccttttaacttatttaaattaattattttgtgatcaaattaattaatatattactttaatatattaattaataatatagagttaccgtgtcattttgtgtgaccccgtaggcgtaaatcatttccggacatacattcattttacgtgatcatatactaacaatagagtgtgatagccaaatgtcttatcCGTACGGTCTCTGTCCTCGacatcgaaagtatattgaataacctctttaatgaaagagtatgaaattctATGAAcccccatataatttttatatgttatcgatgtacggtttttaagataaagattttgaatgaattagaggaataaaataatttatggaggagagaaaaaaaaataattagttaagatttgagaaaaaagataaaaatgaataactgggatttcctttaaaaatattatagttttttcAAGTAAAAAACTtaattgaaaagttgaaaaaatttaaaaaagataaatgctttgtaatgtagtagagataaaagataaagataCATGCTTCTTTTGTATGTTATTTTACCTTTTGACagaagggaaatgatatttctacaacaaaaattaaacatCTACAACAATACCTGCATTATTCTGTTGTACTTTGTGCATTATAATTTGTACGTTTGTTGTAGATAACTAAATTCTGTCGTATGAATATCACTTCTCTTAGACAGAATGACTGTGCTAGTAGAAATCGGAacacatatgttttttttaattttcacgtGTAAGTGCGTAACTCTTCTATCATGATTTAAATGGTTACAATACATTAACCTATAATATAACACTCATCTACAAAAGTTAATAGAGCacaaaatggaaaaataaaactacatatatatatatcatatatatgggTGAAAAACATCATAAAATCGAACCAAAACGTTCACTTCTAAAAAACTAGCTTCCTTTGTGACCTCAAAAACCTACATTTGCCTGAAAACTCATCAACATCTGTAATCGCTTCGCAAACCAAATCCTTGAAAATCATTCGTTCGACATCTAATACTGCTTCCGACGTCTCAATAGGATGATCAACCCATTCACTGATTTCGATTAAATCTCTTCTTAGAACACCATTGATCAAATCTACTAGCACATCACTAGCCTTAATATTTGTTTCTCGAATCTTTAGAAATTCAGACCAAATATGCTTAATTGACGACATTGATGCCTTCCACGGTGGCAACTCGCTATTTCTATCAAGCATTTCGACAATTATGTCAAACACGAGCTTTCTATGGCGTTTTGACACATTTGATGTGCTTGAGGTGTTATAGAGTTGTTTCTCGATTAAGAAAAAGATACTTGAATCTTCATTAAGGTTTTTTGAGGCTCCAAGTATCGCCGAAATGTAAATGAAGTCAGAATCATCTGATATGAACTCTTCGTGTTCTGTTAATTttgttggtgatattgaaagGCTCAAACTCTCATCAAAATCGTCAGTTGACATTGCTGATTTACAAACATTAAAAGAAAGCAGTGATTAACAAAAAACAGTGATAAATACACAACAACTTTAAACATATACGATAAATGTACATAATGAACTGTATTATGTATAATTCTATAAAACATTGTTCTCGTATTATTTtcttatgtttataaaatacaGTATGTTAATATGCGATGAAGCGTGACTGATCGAATTAGCCTTTTTTTTAGCCAcaatcttttcttttactttattgATTACAACATATCATATGGAGTGGTCacgtatatattatttatataaaagtttgtatatatttataaacgttcgtctaatttattttattctttttaaagtATAACAATATAACATATGTCAGAACAAAAGACACATCGTACGACGTTGTTTTATTGATCAATAAAAATTGAAGACTGAATGACCGACACTAGGAATAGTTGCACcagtcaataaaaaaaattgaccgGCACCATTATATATGGACAAAATAATAGTCACGCTACAATAGAAAAATCGTAAAGGAAAAATCTACACATTTTAAGCATAGTTACATCAATAAAAACATCCAAAAATCAtgcttttaattatttatggcAAGGTAATAATTTTATGTCCCAAATTATTTACTCCTTTTGACCAACTATTTTTTCACATATTACTCGACCCATTTAGAGAAAGTGTTTTTATATGCaacaatataaataagaaaatctaatatttatgaccaaattattttatttccatttttgaCAGCTGTCAATTCTGATCAACTTAATGCAACCAACTAAATCATGCCACATCAGCCGGTCAAAACAACCAAAAGGCTTGACTTAATTATCATTGTTCTGTTGGTAAGTAGGAAATATTAGTCAAACTTGTAAATGTCATGTGAATGCAATGAAAGGTTTGGTTTTTTTTGGTTACCTTTGAATTCAATGTTGTGTAAAGGCGAAGCTAACTCGTCCTTATCAAACCCCGAGTCAAGAACCGACACCGGACTTGGCAAAACCGGTGGTGACGACTCGGTCAAGCTGTTTTTGTTCATTTCGGCTATGTTGTGTAACAGTTTGTCACATCTTTGTAACAAACTTTTTCCTTGTATGCATCCATCCCATTTCGGACTCTGTAAATATGCAACATTAtatcaaattaaacatttagtataataagttgtttaaaaaaacaaaatactagagTTATATACGTACCTTAAATGTAGCAGAAGGTGGAGTAGTGTTATTGATGTTCGGTTTATCATTTGTAACAACGTTTTTTGTTGACAATATTTGTTTTGGCGAGTTGTGGTTTCTTGGAGATTTATTCGGTCTTTTAGGTGTAACGTTTGGAGAATTAGTCGGCGACGACTTTAGTGAATCAATAGTTCTTCTTTGGATTTCGATACTTAATGGTTTTCGCTTCACGATCGAATTACAACTCTTCAAGTTACTCTCGATTCGAGTAGGCAAAGAAGATGATCTACTACCTCTAATCACCGAACCCCTTCCATTTCCATATCTTTTACTAGCATCAATTTTCGAAGATTGTACTCGCCACGGTTTCATGACAACAATGCTCGATTCATCGTAGACGATATTATGTTGGGTGTCATTTTTCAAAGGTGTATTATGCAAAAGACCTTtgagttgcaagacttgaagtaTTTGTTTCAATGTACCTAAATCATTTGAATGTTCATCCATTCTTGTCGCCTTCTCGAAATCCACCTGCATTGCCATATTTGTTGCTGGAAAGAAATCGGTTGTATCAAATGAGCTTCTTGGCGACCTCCAAGGAGGCGTTTTAGAACATTCCGTCTTCAAATTCTTTTTCAAGGTGTCTACATTAGACCGTACACGACTAGACACTTCATTTGCTACAATATTTTGTATGGTTTGTTTTTGTATCTGATTATTAGTACCCGGTTTTTTCAGCTGAAAATTGTTGTCATCAATGTACTTTGAAACCCGAGATTCGGAAGCTGATCTTTGTAGATCAGGCTTCACTAATTTGTTTTGATCTGGAGATGACAATGACTCGAGCCCCATGAGTCTGGCAATGACACTTGGGGCTCGCAGTCGTTCTTTGTCATCTCCGTCGTCAATAAATGTATTAGTACTATTAACACTTTCTGAACAaatatttttctgaaaaatgctTCCATTTGAATCACTTGTTGTTTTGCTATCAAGAGAATGCCTAGCGAATTTTTGTGCTCCGGGTTTTAACTCAAACACCGGAGACTTCGATGTCGGACGGCGGCTATTCGCATTTGTCGACGGAGATGATTGACTACTGTCTGTTTGCGACTCTGAACTCGACTCACCGACACCCTGTAACAAACGTTTTTAAGCATTACTTATTCATGTAATGCTTAATGTTCGGTTGCGTTTTTTTCAACCaacataatatattaataaagcagctgttcgaaaaaaaaaagttggttttAGTTATGACAACTTACAGTAGGAGGAGGAAGGCGTTTGCTAGAGTGGACATGTTTTCCGGCCAACATTTGCTGACGATCAAAGATTTGAAGTAGACCGGACATACAGccaatttgtttattttcatcCCGGTACACCCCGGTCATATTTTTGTTCTATAGACGCTAAAAAGAATgtgatattgttgtaagtttACTAGTTTAGTATTGTGTCACATTgatatttggttttcttttcatgagtttttgggtttttattaTGAAGTGTTTGCTTGTTTGTGTTACTTTTATTATATGTGAAATGAAACAAGTGGTTGAGAGGAGGGACGGATGTGGGCCTGTGGGGTAGTTTTTCTGACGgattgttatttatatttatttattatgcatatttttttttttataaactttttctaAAGTTACTTGAAGCATCTTgacccttgaattaaaatcaagggtcaaaatCCAAAGATACTCTTTGAATCTCTTTAGATCTTGATCCTTTAATTTAAAGGTTAGATCTTGATCCTTTAACTTTACCAACAAAGTTACATGTTTAGATGATCCTCAGTATTTTATTTCATAGTCATTTGGTTTCACAATCCGAGTTGATCACATTGATGGATATACAAATCtacataacatttattttttcaacatatTAATAGCTTTTTGGACTTTTGGTAAGTTGGGGTAATGTCAATGGGTATGTTTAGAACTTTAATGAATGATCAAAAATGGTATATTGAAGGGAAAATAACATACGTCATTCCGATTCCTATTTTGGATGGtcttttttatgcatttatGATAAACGCCTAAAATACATGattctaaaatataaaaacaatttgttttgtgaagcttaatagaCGAGTAGGGCGTtttcatgtttgtttaagtgtttcaggtcatAAGTTGTGAATTGGAGCCATTAGGATCAAG
It encodes:
- the LOC122607764 gene encoding uncharacterized protein LOC122607764, encoding MTGVYRDENKQIGCMSGLLQIFDRQQMLAGKHVHSSKRLPPPTGVGESSSESQTDSSQSSPSTNANSRRPTSKSPVFELKPGAQKFARHSLDSKTTSDSNGSIFQKNICSESVNSTNTFIDDGDDKERLRAPSVIARLMGLESLSSPDQNKLVKPDLQRSASESRVSKYIDDNNFQLKKPGTNNQIQKQTIQNIVANEVSSRVRSNVDTLKKNLKTECSKTPPWRSPRSSFDTTDFFPATNMAMQVDFEKATRMDEHSNDLGTLKQILQVLQLKGLLHNTPLKNDTQHNIVYDESSIVVMKPWRVQSSKIDASKRYGNGRGSVIRGSRSSSLPTRIESNLKSCNSIVKRKPLSIEIQRRTIDSLKSSPTNSPNVTPKRPNKSPRNHNSPKQILSTKNVVTNDKPNINNTTPPSATFKSPKWDGCIQGKSLLQRCDKLLHNIAEMNKNSLTESSPPVLPSPVSVLDSGFDKDELASPLHNIEFKAMSTDDFDESLSLSISPTKLTEHEEFISDDSDFIYISAILGASKNLNEDSSIFFLIEKQLYNTSSTSNVSKRHRKLVFDIIVEMLDRNSELPPWKASMSSIKHIWSEFLKIRETNIKASDVLVDLINGVLRRDLIEISEWVDHPIETSEAVLDVERMIFKDLVCEAITDVDEFSGKCRFLRSQRKLVF